Proteins from a single region of Bactrocera neohumeralis isolate Rockhampton unplaced genomic scaffold, APGP_CSIRO_Bneo_wtdbg2-racon-allhic-juicebox.fasta_v2 cluster10, whole genome shotgun sequence:
- the LOC126764883 gene encoding putative nuclease HARBI1 encodes MSYLVIKIVLFFLNYLRSMEIIWELFDSNRLAMKRLLYEHVALKMCSLYGANSTRSIWIKTRGQMFWEVDCQVNSDAFFKNNFRMKRNSFIKLCIMLKGLEKKNTNYRKAIPLEKRIAIALYALGSSAEYRTIGNMFGIGKSTVCSILIDFCHEVWRCLWPLYLKKFPMNEIQLRECLNIFESLGFPQVLGAIDGCHIEVRPAAEDAVDYYNYKGWYSTVLLALVDARCRFIYINVGSPGRCNDSSIFERSSLKSELTQSTIFKDMSKQISSVNVPVVLLGDSAFKFDEHLMKPYPFCVNQPLDKKKLNYLCTLEMPKSSGECFRPFKGKV; translated from the exons ATGTCGTACcttgttataaaaattgtcttattttttctaaattatctcCGCTCAATGGAAATAATTTGGGAATTGTTTGATTCTAACCGCTTAGCAATGAAACGTTTGCTGTATGAACACGTAGCACTAAAAATGTGTAGTCTATATGGAGCAAATTCAACAAGGTCTATTTGGATAAAg ACTCGTGGCCAAATGTTTTGGGAAGTCGACTGCCAGGTGAATTCTGAtgcgttttttaaaaacaacttcCGAATGAAGCgcaattcttttattaaattgtgcATTATGTTGAAAGGTTTGGAAAAGAAAAACACTAACTACCGCAAAGCAATTCCATTAGAGAAACGCATTGCTATTGCTTTATATGCTCTTGGCTCTTCTGCAGAATACCGAACAATTGGAAATATGTTCGGAATTGGTAAAAGCACTGTCTGCTCCATTCTAATTGATTTCTGTCATGAAGTCTGGCGTTGTTTGTGGCCTttgtatttgaagaaattcccAATGAACGAAATTCAATTGCGCgagtgtttaaatatttttgagtcaTTGGGTTTCCCTCAAGTGTTAGGCGCTATAG atgGTTGTCATATAGAAGTTCGCCCAGCtgcagaagatgctgttgactACTACAATTACAAAGGCTGGTATTCCACAGTACTTTTGGCTTTAGTAGATGCAAG ATGTCGCTTTATATACATCAACGTTGGTAGTCCAGGCCGTTGTAATGACTCTTCAATATTTGAGAGATCATCTTTAAAAAGCGAGTTGACACAATCTACTATATTTAAAGACATGAGTAAACAAATATCGTCAGTTAATGTTCCAGTCGTTTTGTTGGGCGACTCTGCGTTCAAATTTGATGAACATTTGATGAAACCGTACCCATTTTGTGTAAACCAAcctttggataaaaaaaaattgaactacTTATGTACTCTCGAAATGCCGAAGAGTAGTGGAGAATGCTTTCGGCCATTTAAAGGGAAGGTTTAG
- the LOC126764861 gene encoding craniofacial development protein 2-like, with the protein MRDPPFYDDHGKRNKDYELRACTWNVRTLNWEGAAAQLVDVLVKTKADITAVQEMRWTGQGQRRVGPCDIYYSGHIKERKFGVGFVVGERLRRRVLSFTAVNERLATIRIKARFFNISLICAHASTEEKDDVTKDAFYERLERAYESCPRHDVKIVLGDFNARVGKEGIFGTTVGKFSLHDETSPNGLRLIDFAGARNMVICSTRFQHKKIHQATWLSPDRKTTNQIDHVVIDGRHVSSVLDVRALRGPNIDSDHYLVAAKIRTRLCAAKNARHQTQGRFDAEKLQSQQTAERFSTRLALLLSESTRQQLGIRELWDGISNSLRTAATETIGFRKVTKNSWYDEECRVAAERKQAAYLATLRSTTTRAGWDRYRELKRKRDAFVDRRRKRLKCVSTKSLISWPTGVMLENSTKKCGGLRKVSRPERIPVEPPKVI; encoded by the coding sequence atgagagacccccctttttatgacgaccatggcaaacgaaataaggactacgaattgagggcatgcacctggaatgtccgaacccttaattgggaaggtgccgctgcccagctggttgatgtcctcgtaaagacaaaggctgacatcaccgccgtccaagaaatgcgatggacgggacaaggacagagacgagtaggtccttgtgacatttactacagtggccatataaaggagcgcaagtttggtgtaggattcgtggtgggagagagactccgtcgccgagtactatcattcactgcggtgaatgaacgtctagccacaatccgcatcaaagcgaggttcttcaacatatcgctgatttgcgcccacgcctcgacggaagagaaggacgatgtgaccaaagatgccttctatgagcgcttggagcgcgcttatgagagctgcccccgccacgatgtcaaaatcgtgcttggcgactttaacgccagggtgggcaaagaaggtatctttggcactacggtcggtaaattcagcctccacgacgaaacatccccaaatgggttgagactgatcgacttcgccggggcccgaaatatggttatctgtagtactagattccagcataagaagattcatcaagctacctggctgtctccggatcgaaaaactaccaaccagatcgatcatgttgtgatagacggaagacacgtctccagtgttttagatgtgcgtgcgctccgaggtcctaacatcgactcggaccactatcttgttgcagctaagattcgcacccgcctctgtgcagcaaaaaacgcgcgccaccaaacacaaggaaggttcgacgccgagaagctgcaatcacaacagacagccgaacgattttctactcggctcgcactcctgctctctgagagcactcgtcaacaactcggtataagggaactgtgggacggcatttcaaactccttacgtacagctgcaaccgaaaccattggttttcggaaagtgacaaagaacagctggtacgacgaggagtgccgtgtcgcagcggagagaaaacaggctgcctacctcgcaacgttacgatcgaccactacacgtgcgggatgggatagataccgagagttgaagaggaagcgagacgcatttgtagacagaagaagaaagaggctgaaatgcgtgagtacgaagagcttgataagctggccgacaggggtaatgctcgaaaattctacgaaaaaatgcggcggcttacggaaggtttcaagaccggagcgtattcctgtagaacccccaaaggtgatctag